The following are encoded in a window of Polynucleobacter sp. AP-Kolm-20A-A1 genomic DNA:
- the pstS gene encoding phosphate ABC transporter substrate-binding protein PstS: MKSFLKKALFIGAISLAPAAFAVDMTGAGATFPYPIYAKWAEAFKAKTGSNLNYQSIGSSGGIKQIKAKTVDFGATDNPVKFDDLEKDGLVQFPAIIGGVVPVINVDGVKPGEIKLDGPTLADIFQGVISDWGDKRIAIMNPGVKIPSGPITVVVRADGSGTTAIFTDYLAKTSTLFKDSVGSGASVKWPAASTVGGKGNEGVAANVTRVKNSVGYVEYAYAKKNKMTFISLKNKDGQFVAPDDLTFAAAAASTDWAAIPGMGTFITNAPGAKSWPITGASFILIYKNPENKANVAEVLKFFDFAFKDGKKMAEDLDYVPMPDKTTDFIRKNVFTKIVTK, encoded by the coding sequence ATGAAATCTTTTCTGAAAAAAGCATTATTTATTGGTGCTATTTCACTTGCTCCAGCAGCATTTGCAGTGGACATGACTGGCGCTGGCGCAACATTCCCATACCCAATTTATGCAAAATGGGCGGAAGCTTTTAAAGCTAAAACCGGCTCCAATTTAAATTACCAGTCCATCGGTTCATCTGGTGGTATCAAACAAATCAAAGCTAAAACAGTGGATTTCGGTGCCACTGATAATCCAGTGAAGTTTGACGATTTAGAAAAAGACGGCTTGGTTCAGTTCCCAGCAATTATTGGTGGTGTAGTTCCGGTGATTAACGTTGATGGTGTAAAGCCAGGCGAAATCAAGTTGGACGGCCCAACTTTGGCTGATATTTTCCAGGGTGTTATTTCTGACTGGGGTGATAAGCGTATTGCTATCATGAATCCTGGTGTAAAGATTCCTAGCGGCCCAATTACAGTAGTTGTGCGCGCTGATGGTTCTGGTACAACAGCAATCTTTACTGATTACTTAGCTAAGACAAGCACTTTATTCAAGGACTCAGTTGGTTCTGGTGCTTCTGTTAAATGGCCTGCAGCCTCAACAGTTGGCGGCAAAGGTAACGAAGGTGTAGCGGCAAACGTAACACGCGTAAAGAACTCAGTTGGTTATGTCGAGTATGCATATGCCAAGAAAAACAAAATGACTTTCATCTCTTTAAAAAACAAAGATGGTCAATTTGTGGCTCCTGATGATCTAACATTCGCAGCTGCTGCTGCAAGCACTGATTGGGCGGCTATTCCAGGAATGGGCACATTTATTACTAATGCTCCTGGTGCTAAATCTTGGCCAATCACTGGCGCATCATTTATCTTAATCTACAAAAATCCTGAAAACAAAGCAAACGTAGCCGAAGTGCTGAAGTTCTTTGACTTTGCTTTCAAAGACGGCAAGAAAATGGCCGAAGATTTGGACTACGTACCAATGCCAGACAAGACTACAGACTTTATTCGTAAGAATGTATTTACCAAGATTGTTACTAAGTAA
- the pstA gene encoding phosphate ABC transporter permease PstA has product MNKATNINPEVFARRKRANKIGLTLSMAAMGLGMIFLFWILSVLVIKGFSSINLDLFTHSTPAPGSDGGGLANAIVGSLMLIGCCTLISTPVGVLAGLYLSEYGDRSKVAAITRFVTDIMLSAPSIVIGLFVYAFVVAQVRHFSGWAGTIALALIAIPVVVRTTENMLRLVPGSLREAAYALGTPKWKVAFMITLRAAQSGVMTGILLALARVSGETAPLLFTALNNQFFSTNMNAPMANLPVVIFQFAMSPYDNWVDLAWGGALLITFAVLGLNILARVVFRDKVQG; this is encoded by the coding sequence ATGAACAAAGCCACTAATATCAATCCAGAAGTTTTTGCTCGTCGCAAACGCGCCAACAAGATTGGCTTAACCCTATCCATGGCCGCGATGGGTTTGGGCATGATTTTTTTATTCTGGATCTTAAGTGTTCTAGTGATAAAAGGTTTTTCATCTATCAATCTAGATCTATTTACGCATAGCACTCCAGCCCCAGGTTCTGATGGCGGTGGTCTTGCAAACGCTATTGTTGGCAGCCTCATGTTGATTGGTTGCTGCACTTTAATTAGCACGCCAGTTGGTGTGCTTGCAGGCCTCTATCTTTCTGAATACGGCGATAGAAGTAAAGTGGCTGCTATCACTCGATTCGTGACTGACATCATGCTGTCTGCGCCATCGATTGTGATTGGCCTATTCGTATACGCATTTGTAGTGGCTCAGGTTCGGCACTTCTCTGGTTGGGCAGGCACTATCGCTTTGGCCTTAATTGCGATCCCAGTCGTTGTGCGAACTACGGAAAATATGCTGCGCTTAGTGCCAGGAAGTCTGCGCGAGGCAGCTTATGCGCTTGGCACACCAAAGTGGAAGGTCGCTTTCATGATCACCTTACGCGCTGCTCAAAGCGGTGTGATGACGGGTATCTTGCTAGCATTAGCGCGCGTTAGTGGCGAAACAGCTCCTCTGCTGTTTACCGCCTTAAATAACCAATTCTTCTCAACCAATATGAATGCGCCAATGGCGAATTTGCCGGTTGTGATTTTCCAGTTTGCTATGAGCCCTTATGACAATTGGGTGGATCTTGCATGGGGTGGTGCTTTATTGATTACCTTTGCAGTGCTTGGATTAAATATCCTGGCTCGCGTGGTATTCCGAGATAAGGTGCAGGGATGA
- a CDS encoding M48 family metalloprotease, whose protein sequence is MKSDREGVIQVPNEVWWNTAAKQETGRPISSGSLNGIDPSAQRNLAVIRGKIAKVSPVKFVVGFSESDDINAFASLQNGQYYIVFTNGFMRQFGDDPDVIAAVFGHELGHHHLGHTQPDYAKNRDVAIGVASQALGAISSYFIPFSGLLVGNAVKGAGLSYNRDDERDADKFGMRLALKAGYSPCGSYRFAEKMNALGQGPALAFLSTHPGNDERLKNSQDLSQAEANSSCVQ, encoded by the coding sequence ATGAAGTCCGATCGTGAAGGTGTTATTCAGGTTCCAAATGAAGTTTGGTGGAATACGGCCGCAAAGCAAGAAACCGGAAGGCCAATCTCAAGTGGCTCATTGAATGGGATTGACCCAAGCGCTCAGCGAAATTTGGCGGTCATACGAGGAAAAATTGCCAAAGTAAGCCCAGTTAAATTTGTTGTGGGCTTTTCAGAGAGTGATGATATTAATGCTTTTGCAAGCCTGCAAAATGGGCAATATTACATTGTGTTTACCAATGGATTTATGCGCCAATTTGGCGATGATCCCGATGTGATTGCCGCAGTTTTTGGCCATGAGTTGGGACATCATCATTTGGGTCATACCCAACCGGATTACGCCAAAAATAGGGATGTTGCTATTGGAGTGGCCAGTCAGGCTTTGGGGGCAATTTCTAGCTATTTCATCCCCTTTAGCGGGCTCTTGGTGGGAAATGCGGTTAAGGGTGCAGGGCTGTCCTATAACAGGGATGATGAGCGTGATGCTGATAAATTTGGCATGAGGCTGGCTTTAAAGGCAGGCTATTCCCCCTGTGGAAGCTATCGATTTGCAGAAAAAATGAATGCCTTAGGGCAAGGCCCGGCATTAGCTTTCCTTTCAACCCACCCCGGAAATGATGAAAGACTCAAAAATTCACAAGATTTGAGTCAAGCCGAGGCAAATTCTTCGTGCGTCCAATAA
- the pstB gene encoding phosphate ABC transporter ATP-binding protein PstB, whose amino-acid sequence MMSNMKTMFDLNKIDSQGGRVDTVNQEPQKTAVNAIEVRNLNFYYGAFQGLKKINLDIEQGKVTAFIGPSGCGKSTLLRTLNRMYDLYPGQRAEGEINFYGQNILEPGQDLNLLRSRIGMVFQKPTPFPMSIYENIAFGVRLYEKLSRSEMDERVEWALNKAALWNEVKDKLNQSGLSLSGGQQQRLCIARGVAVKPSVILLDEPTSALDPISTGKVEELIHELKNDYTIAIVTHNMQQAARVSDYTAYMYLGSLIEYGKTDEIFIKPKRKETEDYITGRFG is encoded by the coding sequence ATGATGAGTAATATGAAAACAATGTTTGACTTAAATAAGATTGATAGTCAAGGGGGTAGAGTGGATACGGTAAATCAAGAGCCGCAAAAAACTGCAGTCAATGCGATTGAAGTGCGGAATCTGAATTTTTATTACGGCGCATTTCAAGGTCTAAAAAAGATCAATCTCGATATCGAGCAAGGCAAGGTCACTGCGTTTATTGGACCTTCTGGCTGTGGAAAATCTACTCTTTTGAGAACCCTCAACCGGATGTATGACCTCTATCCGGGTCAACGCGCTGAAGGTGAGATTAACTTCTATGGTCAGAACATCCTAGAGCCAGGTCAAGATTTAAACCTACTGCGCTCAAGAATTGGTATGGTTTTTCAGAAGCCAACCCCATTCCCAATGTCGATTTATGAAAATATCGCCTTTGGTGTGCGCCTCTACGAAAAGTTATCACGCTCAGAAATGGATGAGCGTGTTGAGTGGGCCTTAAATAAGGCTGCCCTATGGAATGAAGTCAAAGACAAGTTAAACCAAAGCGGTCTTTCTTTGTCTGGCGGTCAGCAGCAGCGTTTATGTATTGCACGTGGCGTGGCTGTTAAGCCTTCAGTGATTTTGTTGGACGAGCCAACCTCTGCATTGGATCCAATCTCTACTGGCAAGGTAGAGGAATTGATTCATGAGCTTAAAAATGATTACACGATTGCTATCGTGACCCATAATATGCAGCAAGCAGCTCGTGTATCTGACTACACAGCCTATATGTATTTAGGGAGCCTGATTGAATACGGCAAGACTGATGAGATATTTATTAAGCCTAAGCGTAAAGAAACAGAAGACTATATAACCGGCCGCTTCGGTTAA
- the pstC gene encoding phosphate ABC transporter permease subunit PstC, whose product MMDNAQSHSAPTPQALRIAKLQRVQDFLFHAITQFFACSVLIALLGIIISLVMNAWPALNTFGLGFFFTQEWDIVNGEFGGLIAIYGTLVTSIIALLIAVPLSFGIAVFLTELCPGPLRRPLGTAVELLAAVPSIIYGMFGLFIFAPLFADYIEPVLAATLGKIPGLGILFSGAFNGIGVLCAGLILAMMILPFIASVMRDVFEIVPPVLKESAYGIGCTTWEVVKNVVLPYTKAGVIGGVMLGLGRALGETMAVTFVIGNAQRLSPSLFAPGTSIASTLANEFGEAEAGNHLSSLFALGLALFIITFIVLACAKWMLNNMEKKQGLKS is encoded by the coding sequence ATGATGGATAACGCCCAATCCCATTCAGCGCCTACGCCTCAGGCACTAAGAATTGCCAAGCTGCAGCGTGTACAGGATTTCTTATTTCACGCGATTACGCAGTTCTTTGCCTGTAGCGTGTTGATTGCGCTCCTCGGAATCATTATTTCCTTGGTGATGAATGCATGGCCAGCTCTTAATACCTTTGGGCTGGGCTTCTTCTTTACCCAAGAATGGGACATTGTGAATGGTGAGTTTGGGGGCCTGATTGCCATCTACGGAACCTTGGTGACATCCATCATTGCTTTGTTGATCGCAGTGCCTTTGAGTTTTGGCATTGCAGTATTTCTCACGGAACTATGCCCAGGTCCACTTCGTAGACCTTTGGGTACCGCAGTAGAGTTATTGGCTGCTGTGCCATCCATCATTTACGGTATGTTTGGTTTATTCATATTCGCACCTTTATTTGCAGACTACATTGAGCCTGTGCTCGCGGCAACACTTGGAAAGATCCCTGGCCTGGGAATTTTGTTTTCTGGTGCCTTTAACGGTATTGGTGTTTTATGTGCCGGATTAATTCTGGCAATGATGATTCTTCCGTTTATTGCATCAGTAATGCGCGATGTTTTTGAAATTGTTCCGCCAGTTCTCAAAGAGTCGGCATATGGTATTGGCTGCACAACCTGGGAAGTGGTTAAGAATGTTGTACTTCCGTATACCAAGGCGGGCGTTATCGGTGGCGTGATGCTTGGATTGGGTAGGGCATTAGGTGAAACCATGGCTGTGACCTTTGTCATTGGAAACGCACAGCGCTTATCCCCTTCTTTATTTGCTCCCGGAACATCTATTGCTTCGACCCTTGCGAATGAATTTGGTGAAGCTGAAGCTGGCAACCACCTTTCCTCTTTATTTGCTTTAGGTCTGGCACTATTTATTATTACCTTCATTGTTTTGGCGTGCGCTAAGTGGATGCTAAACAATATGGAGAAGAAGCAGGGCTTGAAATCATGA